ATCGAGCAGGTCGCCGGCGTCATCGGTCGGACTGGGTTCCACATCGCGGCTGGGCTGGAGGGCGGCTACGTCGCCGAACAGCTCGCGGACCGCGCGGCGGCTCCGGTGCACAAGGTCGAGATGCTCAAACTCGCCGACGAGGAGTATCCCGTCGCGGCGGAGCGCCTCGAGGACGTTATCGAAGCGGCGGCGGGTGCGAAGGTCGACCGGATTGGCTTGCTGACCCCGCGACAGGTCGTGCCGGCGTCGGTCGTCGCCTACCTGGAGGAGCTCTACGGAGCAGAGAACGTGATCGACTGTCCGGAGGTCTACTACCGGCTCAAGTACGAGAAGTCGGACGACGAGATGCGGCTCATCCGCGACGCGAGTGTCATCGCCGACGCGATGGTGCGTGCGATGCTCGCTGTCCTGCGTCCGGGAATGCTCGAAACGCAGGTCGCCGCGTGGGGCTACTTCGTCGGGAGGGAGCTCGGCGCGGAGGAGATGGGCTGGGATGTCATGGTCGGCGCGAACACCGCCAACCGGACGCTCATCGGGAAGGCGCTCAACCGCGAGATCCGCGAGGGGGATGTCATCCACGTCGGCGTGGCGCCGAAGCGGGACGGGCTCAACTCCTGCCTGCGGCGTTCGTGCGTCGCGGTGGAACACCCGGATCAGGTGACGGCGGAGCAGCGCTACTGGTTCGAGTTCGTCGAGGAAGCCTACCGGGTCGGGCTCGACGCGTTGCGGGACGTCGCCGAGCACGCCAAGCCCGCGTACCTGCAGGAGCAGGCGCTCGTGGACTACTTCCGGAACCGGTCGGACGAAGTGTCGCGGCGGATCGGCAGACCCATCGAGCTGGAGCGCCTCAAGCCCTACACGGGAACGCACAACGCGGGGTACACCGAGTGCCAGGAGTTCTACGGCGCGATCACGCTCAACTCGACGGAGCCGCTCGGCGAGCAGATCGTCATCATGCTCGACGTGGCGATCCGTGGCGTTGGAGACTTCTGGAACGACGTCGTCATTCCGGGGCTGGATTTCGTCGTTGTCGAGAACACGTGCGGGAAGTCGGGGCGGCGGCTCGAGGAGATGAACGCGGTTCCCCACAACGTCCAGTCGCTCGTCGGCGCGATGCCGTGAAGGACTGTCCTATCCCTCGGAAAGGGCTTCCGCGACGAGCTCGCGTTCCGACGGTTCCAGCGGGAGCGTCAGGGCGATCTCGCGGGCTTGCGGGCTGATGCGTTCCCAGACTTGGCGCAGGATGTCGATCATCTTCGCCCGCTCGGTCTTGGCGGCGAATTCGGCGAACTGCCATTCGAGAAACACCAGCGAGACGGCGTCTTCGATGACCTGGCTCTCCGGGTCGTGCGGGAATCCGACGCGCCGGATGAGATCGCCAACTCGTGCGACCATCTCCGGGTCGTATCCGACATCGTTGAGGATGCCCTGCACCCGCTCGGCGTGGAGCCTCTTGAGCCGGTTACGCCACTGGTAGTAGCCGCGTCGGTCGGCGGAGTAGTCCTGCCTGGGAACCTTCCACCGCTCGATATGGAGTCCGCGGACGGCTAGGAGCAGGGCTTCCGACGGGTCGGGGGTCAGGCGAGTCACCCAACCCGTGACGTGCCGCGCGTAAGCGACCTCGAAGGGCGTGGGGATGCCGTCGATGGCGCGCGAGTTGGGATCGTGCGCGTTGGCTTCTTCGATGGCGGCGATGGCGGCGTCGAACCGTGCGGCGTCCATGGGGCGCTTCGCGTTATGCGTGCAGATAGCGGAAAACCCAGCGACATCCTGCCGCTGGGTTTTCGGTTGTGGTTGCGGGGGCAGGATTTGAACCTGCGACCTCTGGGTTATGAGCCCAACGAGCTACCAGACTGCTCCACCCCGCGTCATGTCGTCGTTTCTTCCGGTCCCGCCGTGCCACACGGTTCCTCAGGTGGTTCCTGTGGTGGGCGAGGAGGGGATCGAACCCTCATGCCCGAGCCGGGCGACGGATTTTAAGTCCGGCGTGTCTACCAGTTCCACCACTCGCCCGAATCGTCACCGGACGCAATGAAGTATAGGTTCGCCCACTCTCCGAGTCAAGGAAAACGGGCATCGGATGTGCGTCGGGCCGCCTGAGCGAATGGAGGTCGTCCCTCGGAAGAAGCCTTAGACAGAACGAGTCGGGGAGCCGCACTCGGTATCGCTCGACGCCCCGGGTTGGGGTGCACGGTCAGCCGTGGACTGCGATCAACCCCATGTGTCGTCGTGGCGATGGTGGATCATCAGTCGGTTTCCATCGGGATCGAACACCATCGCGACATCGCAGACGGGCGTGTTCTCGGGTCCAAAGATGACAGTCACACCCTTGGCGCGAAGCTCCTCGACCCATTTGGCGACATCATCGACAGCGACTGCCATGGTGGGACCCGTGCTGTCCTTCGCAGGCCTGCTGTGCGGCGGCCCGATCAGGGCGACCGTGATCGGCTCCGTCGCCAGCTCGACCCACGAGTCGCCGTATGTGAACGCCACCTCGAATCCGAGCGTGTCTCGATAGAACGCGAGCGCTCGCTCCATGTCGGTCACGTCGTAGCAGATGAAATCGATGCCGCGAGCCTTCATCGTCGTCCGTCCCTTTCCTTGTCCCTGGCACAACTCAGACTACAATGACAGGTGAGCCGAGCTACAGCGCGCGTCAAGGGCTGATTACAGCCGTCCATGCCTCGTTCGCATATCACCTTCTTCCACTGCGGATGCGAAAAGGGCGGAGACCATCTCCTGGATGGTTCCGCCCGGTTCACGATAACCCAATCGCGGTCGTTGAGGCGCTACTGGTCGAACTGAAGCTCGAACGCTCCCGATGACGCCGAATGGCGCACCTGCGCGTTATCGAATGCCGCGACGCCGAAGTAGTAGCTCTTTGCGAGATCGGAGAACTGGACGTCGTACTCGCTCCCAGTCGTCAGCTTGCGAGCGATTTCCAGCGTCCACTTCCCGCCGGAGTAGACACCCTTGGCGGCGACGTCCCCGCGGTCGCCTTGGTAGGGAGCGACGACGATGCCAGGAACCTCGTCGTTCGCCTTGAAGTCGCCGTCGTTGAACGGCTTCTTAGTGCTGTCGAGGATCCAGTAGGGAGGGGCGATCGCTCCGTAGGCAGGAGTCTTGCCGTCCGCGGACTTGTTGTCCTTGTACCCGCCTCCAGTGTTCGGGTCGCTATGGCGTCCTGCTTCGGCGGCTTTGTCGGGATCGTAACGCACGTCGTCCAACCACTGATCATCCATCGTCCCGACGGGACCCGTTCGGACAGACTTCCAGTGCCAGATGTCTCCGCGTTCGCCAGCCGACGTGGTGTACTTGTTCCCGTATGGCTTGCCTTCGCCGATATGGCAGGTCACCTGGCATCCCGCCTGGTTGAAACCGGCGATGCTGTCGTTGATGTTCCAGATGAAGGCGAGCTTATCTTCGTAGTACTTGTTGTCGTCGCCGGCAGGTCCATCCTTGAGCTGCTTCCACGATCCGTCCGCCTGCTTCTGCCACGGCGCGCGGCGCAGGCTCTCGGTCGGGTCGGTCCACTCGACGAGGAAGTAGACCATGTCGCCGGAGTGGACCGACTTAAGCGATACGTTGGACAGGGAGGAGTTGGCGCCGCCCGACGCCACGAACTCCAGCGGATGGGCATCCTTCCATGCAGCGTCTGCGCCGCTGCCGTCGACTGTCGGCGCAGCTCCCTTGTGCGACAGGAGCGTGTTCGCTCCAATGTCCTTCTTTTCGCCTTCCTCGTCATCGCCTCCGCAGCCGACGACCATGGCAACGCCGACACCAAGTGCCAGGACGACGGCTAGCGCGCGCCAATGCTTAAGCCACACACCCATCGAGGGCTCCTTTGCTTCCGGCACGAGCACGCTCGGCGCGAGCGATCGACCGCTCGTCATGGTGGGACGACCTGATCGGCACTGACCTTCGGAGTGTGACTCGCTCCACGTCGGTACCGACGGCGACCCAGCGTCCGAGCCTGCGAGTGTCGGCGCTTGTTATTGCGTTCACATACACAATAGCGCGGCACGCTGGGGTTGGGAAGGACTCCGATGTATCTCGTGCGAAACCGCGCGAACGCTACGTCAGCACGGATCACGGCGTCAACACCGTCCGTAGGAGCTCGATTGTGCGCGAATGCGCTTGACAGAGATCGGGGGCTATGGGAAAATGCCGTTCCTGTGGTCACCCAGTTGCCCCGCCACAGGACGGTGCGATACGGTTGTGGCAAGTCGTGCGGAGACCAAACTGGGTAGTCTGTCCGGTCATTCGTGAAACAGGTCACAATCGACGCACACGTCGCAGGTGGCGATGAGCGCCTACATCCCGATCCTCCTGCTTCTCCTCGTGGCAGTCGTCATCGCGGTGGCGATCCTCGCCCTCGCCCAGCTCCTCACCCGATACGTCGTCCGTCCGCGGCAGACCCGCGTCAAGGGGAGCGTCTACGAGTCCGGCGTGAACCCCGTCGGCAACGCCCGGTTACGGTTCTCCATCAAGTTCTATCTAATCGCAATGATCTTCATCATCTTCGACGTCGAGGTGATCTTCTTCTATCCGTGGGCGATCGTGTTCCGCGACATGATCCGCGAGAACCTGCTGGTCTTTTGGGAGATGGTCGTCTTTACGGCGATCCTGGTGCTGGGGTACATCTACGTGTGGCGCAAGGGCGGGCTCGACTGGGATTAGCCCGCTAACGGGGACACGATGCCAGAAGAACAGGCTCCGGAGGCTGCACCGGCGGAAGACCCACGGCCTCTTCCCGTCCGTAAGGTCGTCGAACGCTTCGGAGACCCCGTCCTCGCCACGGATGAGCACCGTGGGGAATGGACGGTCGTCGTAACTTCCGAGGCGATCCATCCGGTTCTCAGGTTCCTCAAGACCGATCCCGCGTTCCAGTACATCCGCCTGGTCGATCTCACCGCCGTGGACTGCCTCGGCTTGGAGTCGATCTCGGCGCGGTTCGGCGGAGCCCGCTTCCTGCTCGTCTACCACCTCATGTCCCACATGCCGGACTCGCCGCTGCCGAGACTGCGGGTCAAGTGTCCGCTGACGGATGCGGAACCGTCCGCCCCGTCGGCGACAGGCCTGTGGTCCGCCGCCGACTGGCTCGAACGCGAAGTCTACGACATGTTCGGGATCGTCTTTGACGGGCATCCCGACCTGCGGCGTATCCTGATGCCAGACGACTTCGGCGCGTTCCCGCTGCGGAAGGACTATCCGGTGCAGGGCGTGGGCGAGCGCGCCAGCTTCGACTTCGAGCGGTCGGGACAGACGCATCGTGACGAGTGAACGCCTGAAAGGCAGCAGCATGCGTGCACCTGCCAGAGCCAAGACTGACGTTGTCGCCAGCGAGACGATGGTCCTCAACATCGGGCCCCAGCATCCGGCGACCCACGGCACGCTCCATCTGGAGGTCGAGCTCGACGGCGAACAGGTCGTACGATGCACCCCGCATCTGGGTTATCTCCACACGGGCTTCGAGAAGCTCGGCGAGAGTATGCTCTACAACCAGTTCATCGTCGTCACCGACCGGATGAACTACCTGTCGCCACTCTCCAACAACTTCGCCTACGTCCTCGCCGTCGAGAAGCTTCTGGGCGTCGAAGTCCCCAAGCGCGGGCAGTATATCCGCGTTGCCCTCGCCGAGATGGCGCGCATCGCCGACCACATGGTCTGGTTGGGAACCCACGCGCTGGACATCGGCGCGTTCACCGCGTTCCTCTACGCCTTCCAGCAGCGCGAGAAGTTCTACGACATCATCGAAGCCTGCTCCGGCGCGCGGCTCACCGTGAGCTACACGCGCGTCGGCGGCATGGCGCAGGACGTGCCCGACACGTTCGTCCCGATGGTGCGCGGCTTCCTGGAGGGGTTTCTCAACGAAGCCCTGCCGGAGATCGAAGGGCTCCTCTCGAAGAACCGCATCTGGATCGACCGGACGAAGGGCATCGGCGTCATCGACGCCCAGACGGCGCTCGACGGCGGTTTGACGGGTCCCTGCCTGCGCGGCTCCGGCGTCGAGTTCGACATCCGCAAGGCGGAGCCTTACTCGTCCTACGAGGACTTCGACTTCGACATCCCCGTGGGCGTGCGCGGCGACACCTACGACCGCTACCTGGTGCGCATGGAAGAGCTGCGGCAGAGCTGCCGGATCATCCAGCAAGCGCTCGACAACATGCCGGATGGACCCGTCAACGTGCCGGATCACAAGATGATCCTGCCGGGCAAGGAGCACGTCTACAAGGCTCCCGACCACACGCAGCCCTACGACCCGGTTCACCCGTACGGCTCCATCGAAGGCTTGATCCACCACTTCAAGGTGACGATGCGAGGTCACGGCGTCGAGCCGCCGGAAGGGGAGGTCTACTGCGCGACGGAGTCGCCCAACGGGGAACTGGGGTTCTACCTGGTCAGCGACGGCAGCGGCTATCCATACCGCGTCCGCGTGCGCGCGCCTTCGTTCATGAACTATCAGAACCTGCCCAGGATGGTCCAGGGGCTTATGGTCTCCGATGTCGTCGCCGTGCTGGGGAGCCTCAACGTCATCGCCGGAGAGCTCGACCGCTGAGTAGTTCGCATTGGGGATTCATCGCTCGGTCGATCGCCGTGGGGTTGTAGGGGCGAGTCTGAGACCCGCCCCTACGGAACTCGCCTCCGACACGAATCGCTGGGGACCGATCGGTCGACGACTGCCTGGATGAGTGGAGTCTGACGGATGCCATTCGAATTCACGCCGGAGCGCCGCGCCCATCTGGACGATCTCCTGACCCACTACCCGACGAAACGCGCGGCGACGCTCCCGGCTCTGCACCTCGCGCAAGCCCAGAACGGCTACATCTCGCAGGATGTCATGGAGCACGTCGCGGAGCTCCTCGACCTCTCCCCGGCGCAGGTGCAGGACGTCGTCACGTTCTACCCGATGTTCTTCCAGGAACCCGTGGGCAAGCACATCATCCGGGTCTGCAAGACGCTCCCTTGCATGCTCTGCGACTGCAAGAAGGTCCTCGACCACCTGCGCGAGTCGCTCGAAGTCGAAGTCGAGGGGACAACGGCAGACGGCAACTTCACGCTGCTCGAAGTGGAATGCCTCGCCGCGTGCGACCAGGCTCCCGTGATGATGGTCGACGAGGACTTGTACGGAAACCTCACGCCGGAGAAGATCGACGAAATCCTCGGCGGCATCACCGGGAAAGCGGCTCCCGCGAAGGCAGAGAGACGACATGGCAGAGGCTAAGGAACGGCGCATCCTCTACGAAAACCTCGACGTGCCCGGAATCCACACGCTCGATGTCTACCGGAAGCACGGCGGATACGCGTCGCTGGAGAAGGTCTTTGCCATTCCGCCGGACGACCACATCACGCTCGTCAAGGACTCCGGTCTGCGCGGACGCGGGGGAGCCGGGTTCTCGACCGGCATGAAGTGGACCCTCATGAACCGCCAGATCGAGCCGCGTTATCTCTGCTGCAACGCCGACGAGAGCGAGCCGGGGACCTTCAGCAACCGCTACATCCTGCA
This region of Candidatus Poribacteria bacterium genomic DNA includes:
- a CDS encoding ethylbenzene dehydrogenase gives rise to the protein MTSGRSLAPSVLVPEAKEPSMGVWLKHWRALAVVLALGVGVAMVVGCGGDDEEGEKKDIGANTLLSHKGAAPTVDGSGADAAWKDAHPLEFVASGGANSSLSNVSLKSVHSGDMVYFLVEWTDPTESLRRAPWQKQADGSWKQLKDGPAGDDNKYYEDKLAFIWNINDSIAGFNQAGCQVTCHIGEGKPYGNKYTTSAGERGDIWHWKSVRTGPVGTMDDQWLDDVRYDPDKAAEAGRHSDPNTGGGYKDNKSADGKTPAYGAIAPPYWILDSTKKPFNDGDFKANDEVPGIVVAPYQGDRGDVAAKGVYSGGKWTLEIARKLTTGSEYDVQFSDLAKSYYFGVAAFDNAQVRHSASSGAFELQFDQ
- a CDS encoding M24 family metallopeptidase, producing MSGVGALRLSELRSEFAKVECVLAATPTVDKDFCISTDEYRARQRRVYEALRQQGLEVGFVFSDEHYDGDVPYLGGNTNVQIEQVAGVIGRTGFHIAAGLEGGYVAEQLADRAAAPVHKVEMLKLADEEYPVAAERLEDVIEAAAGAKVDRIGLLTPRQVVPASVVAYLEELYGAENVIDCPEVYYRLKYEKSDDEMRLIRDASVIADAMVRAMLAVLRPGMLETQVAAWGYFVGRELGAEEMGWDVMVGANTANRTLIGKALNREIREGDVIHVGVAPKRDGLNSCLRRSCVAVEHPDQVTAEQRYWFEFVEEAYRVGLDALRDVAEHAKPAYLQEQALVDYFRNRSDEVSRRIGRPIELERLKPYTGTHNAGYTECQEFYGAITLNSTEPLGEQIVIMLDVAIRGVGDFWNDVVIPGLDFVVVENTCGKSGRRLEEMNAVPHNVQSLVGAMP
- the nuoE gene encoding NADH-quinone oxidoreductase subunit NuoE — encoded protein: MPFEFTPERRAHLDDLLTHYPTKRAATLPALHLAQAQNGYISQDVMEHVAELLDLSPAQVQDVVTFYPMFFQEPVGKHIIRVCKTLPCMLCDCKKVLDHLRESLEVEVEGTTADGNFTLLEVECLAACDQAPVMMVDEDLYGNLTPEKIDEILGGITGKAAPAKAERRHGRG
- a CDS encoding NADH-quinone oxidoreductase subunit A encodes the protein MSAYIPILLLLLVAVVIAVAILALAQLLTRYVVRPRQTRVKGSVYESGVNPVGNARLRFSIKFYLIAMIFIIFDVEVIFFYPWAIVFRDMIRENLLVFWEMVVFTAILVLGYIYVWRKGGLDWD
- a CDS encoding DUF4202 domain-containing protein, which codes for MDAARFDAAIAAIEEANAHDPNSRAIDGIPTPFEVAYARHVTGWVTRLTPDPSEALLLAVRGLHIERWKVPRQDYSADRRGYYQWRNRLKRLHAERVQGILNDVGYDPEMVARVGDLIRRVGFPHDPESQVIEDAVSLVFLEWQFAEFAAKTERAKMIDILRQVWERISPQAREIALTLPLEPSERELVAEALSEG
- the nuoD gene encoding NADH dehydrogenase (quinone) subunit D, whose protein sequence is MRAPARAKTDVVASETMVLNIGPQHPATHGTLHLEVELDGEQVVRCTPHLGYLHTGFEKLGESMLYNQFIVVTDRMNYLSPLSNNFAYVLAVEKLLGVEVPKRGQYIRVALAEMARIADHMVWLGTHALDIGAFTAFLYAFQQREKFYDIIEACSGARLTVSYTRVGGMAQDVPDTFVPMVRGFLEGFLNEALPEIEGLLSKNRIWIDRTKGIGVIDAQTALDGGLTGPCLRGSGVEFDIRKAEPYSSYEDFDFDIPVGVRGDTYDRYLVRMEELRQSCRIIQQALDNMPDGPVNVPDHKMILPGKEHVYKAPDHTQPYDPVHPYGSIEGLIHHFKVTMRGHGVEPPEGEVYCATESPNGELGFYLVSDGSGYPYRVRVRAPSFMNYQNLPRMVQGLMVSDVVAVLGSLNVIAGELDR
- a CDS encoding NADH-quinone oxidoreductase subunit C, whose protein sequence is MPEEQAPEAAPAEDPRPLPVRKVVERFGDPVLATDEHRGEWTVVVTSEAIHPVLRFLKTDPAFQYIRLVDLTAVDCLGLESISARFGGARFLLVYHLMSHMPDSPLPRLRVKCPLTDAEPSAPSATGLWSAADWLEREVYDMFGIVFDGHPDLRRILMPDDFGAFPLRKDYPVQGVGERASFDFERSGQTHRDE
- a CDS encoding VOC family protein; translation: MKARGIDFICYDVTDMERALAFYRDTLGFEVAFTYGDSWVELATEPITVALIGPPHSRPAKDSTGPTMAVAVDDVAKWVEELRAKGVTVIFGPENTPVCDVAMVFDPDGNRLMIHHRHDDTWG